In the Ranitomeya imitator isolate aRanImi1 chromosome 2, aRanImi1.pri, whole genome shotgun sequence genome, tatactacgtcgctgtgcaatatactacgtggctgggcaatatactacatggctctgtgctgtatactacgtcattgtgcaatatactacgtggctggacaatatactacgttgctgggcaatgtactacgtgactgggcaatatactacgtgactgggcaatatactacctggttgggcaatatactacgtggcagggcaatatactacgtgggctgtgcaatatactacgtggacatgcatattctagaatacccgatgcgttagaatcgggccaccatctagtatgaaatATAAATTGCATTACTGccctagataataagaaaaattggagatgcttagcacataatttggccaattcatgcatgcctagcagccaacgacaaggcgatctcCGGTTGCTGGGAACCtgtctaatgtgaatcctctcctaggcagaagcctgcatttatgggtaagtaggatcctgctgcaattaaaaccgaCACAGGCTGGTGGATAGAGTGTTTGGAAgagacagtcagtcttttgttatttgtgtattggctctctgaccgagcactccacccacCAGCCCATGGCAGTTTTAATCCCAGCAACTGTAGATCGctttgtcgttggctgctgggcatgcatgaattggccaaattatgtgctaagcatctcgaaTTTTTCTtaatatctagagcagtaatgcaatttaattttcatatatttcatgtttacatgctatagcactacagagtgcaactttatttgtttgcagTGGAAGACCTCGTCATTTATCAGCAGACCTCAATGTAGATTGGGGTCCTGATTTGCCCTTATCTATATTGATGTCTGTTGATGCATAGTGAGgtttaatactagagataggaccatcctgatggggacaccttgtcgcggtgggatgactTTTGTGCTTTTTTTCATCAAAACAGTCAACTAATTACActgttatttatatttgctattACTATTTAATTATATACTGCAGGGAATTTgttaattttgtttttatcttaggttttgtctgctaGGTGACCAaagtgttttgtacagctgacatgtgcccgcaatagcggcgggtggaatcgtgatccacccgctgctgttaactagttaaatgctgctgtcaaactctgacagcagcatttaactagcgcttccggccagcgGGCCGGGAATGCGCGTATCACTGACCCCTGTCACGAGGGTCAGCGATgcttcggcatgacaaccagaggtctactgatcgtgggcacatacctttAATCACTTCAGGCTTCCGAAGACTCCAAAAAGAAGTGTGCTGACCATTCGTCAGGCATTTTTTTCTCTGAAAACGTGCAATATTTCACAGTACAAGCCAATGGGAAGTCTCAAAAAGGTGTCCACAAGATGCCCAGAAGAAGCTTGCGCATCTTTTTGAGCCTTTTGCCAGTGTTCTTTCTTTTAAAACTGCTAGTGGTTTCATCATTATTGAAAGAAGTTTAAAAATTGTCTAGTAATTGCCAGTAAAAAAGATGCCACAAGCATGCAGGAAAAACGCTTAGAAATACATTGCAAAAGCACTCAGGATGggatgaaaaaacgctgaaaaaagatCCTTTGGGATTAATAACGTTAACGAAGTGCAGCGTATCCTGAAACGTCTTTCTATTGGAAAACACTGTGGGTTCACCTGTCTGAAAAAGCCATCTTGTGCACATGCCCTAACCCTACCCAGTGTCCTCTGTTTACCTCCCGCTGCCTCCTCTTTTTCTCCTGCTCCTAAGATGGTTGCCAAGACATGGGAGTGCAGTGGTAAGTCATCCCCTGCCTTCCCTGTTTTCTGCAATTGGAAAGGCAGGGCAGGTATGACTTATACTGTACTTACCATAATGCTCCCGAAACAACTGTATCGGCCATCTTGGAAGCAGGAGAGCAACACTGTCCTGGGAGAAGCTGTGAGATGTGAATGTAGTGCACTATATAGCGTGATTGTACATGAAAAATGTGCAGTCACTTTTCAGTCCCAGGTTGGAGAGTCACTTTAGTAGCGGTATATTCCAGAACAATTCAGATATGTATGCCATTCAGGGCTTACCAAGAGCTGAGTGACAACGCTTATGGACCCTAATATTTGTGTGAGTCCTCCCCCATTACATCGCTCTGCTGTGGGCCCTGCGCAGTCTCTCCCACTCACGCACCATTATTTCCACATGTAACATAAAGGCCGCTCCGTGGTTAGCTTGTTACACAGTTttggcagagggccccccccccccacctcgctCCCCGGTTTCAGCCGCACTGGAGCCGGCCCACACATGGCTGAACTTTTAGTAACAAGGAATGGCGACACTGTAGCTAGAAATAAAAAGTTTAATTAGCAAGAGAGGTGGGGGATGGATGGTCGCTTTGGATTGTAATAGGAGTTGTCAGATGGGCACAAATCTGAGGGGTACTGCTGCATTATAAGCAAGGTACAGATAATAATATGGTGTACTGTCAGTAACAAGACATTTGTGTTTGGATCCTGCTTCTATAACTTTTCATCTATCGTGAAATCAAATTTCATTGCTACTTTATGTTGGGGTGTTTTAGGAAAACAAGATAAACTATGTTGCCTACAGCAACCAATAGCAATGCAGCTTTCATTTCTCAATAGCactataatatataaaaaaataaagggaacaataaaatcccacatcctagatatcactgaatgaaatattccagttgtaagtctttattcattacatagtggaaagtgttgcgaacaataaaacctaaaaattatgaacgtaaatcacaactaatatctcacggaggtctggagttggaatgatgctcaaaatcaaagtggaaaatgaagttacaggctgatccaacttcagtggacatgcatcaagacaaggaaatgatgatcagtagtatgtgtggcctccacgtgcctgtatgacctccctacaacgccagggcatgctcctgatgagacggtggatggtctcctgaggaatctcctcccagacctggactaaagcatccgccaactcctggacagtctgtggtgaaatatgacgttggtggatggtgcaagacatgatgtcccagatgtgttcaatcggattcaggtctgggggatgggcgggccagtccatagcttcaatgccttcatcttgcaggaaatgttgacacactccagctacatgaggtctggcattgtccttcattaggaggaacccggggccaactgcaccagcacatgttatcacaaggggtctgagaatctcatctcagtacctattggcagtcaggctaAGTCTGGcgatcacatggagggctgtgcggccctccaaagaaataccaccccacaccattactgacccactgtcaaaccggtcatgctgaaggatgttgcaggcagatcgctctccacggtgtctcgagactctgtcacgtctgtcacatgtgctcagtgtgaacctgctttcatctgtgaagagcacagggcaccagtggcaaattttccaatactggtgttctgtggcaaatgccaaatgtcctgcacggtgttgggctgtgagcacaacctccatctgtggaagtctggcactcagaccatcctcatgtagtcggtttctaaccatttgtgcagacacatgcacatttgttacctgttggaggtcattttgtagttctctggcagtgctcctcttgttcatccttgcacaaaggctgaggtagcagtcctgcggctgggttgttgccctcctacggccccctccatgtctcctggtgttctGGCCCATCCCCTGGCAGTGcatccagcctttggacactacgctgacaggcacagcaaaccatcttgccacagctcgcattgatgtgccatcctggatgagcttcactacctgagccacttgggtggattgtagagtccgtctcatgctaccacgagtgtgaaagcacaaccaacattcaaaagtgaccaaaacatcagccagaaagcattggtactggggtgtggtctgtggtccccacctgcagaaccactcctttattgagtgtgtcttgataattgccaataatttctatctgttgtctattccatttgctcaacagcatgtgaaattgattttcaaacaatgttgcttcccaagtggacagttgatttcacggaagtttgatttacttggagttatattctgttgtttaagtgttccctttatttttttgagcagtgtacacaagaatatatatatataaatatatatatatatatatatacacatatatatgtaaaaAGTCACAGCAAATGCACTAGTGTGATCCACTTTCCTGGTCAGACTCATCCATTAGACTTGAAGAGTGCGTTAAAAACAAGGATGTCATATGGGCCCCGTCCATATGccatctgtttgtttttttactgatACTTTGCAATTATTAACATCTGGAACTGGGTTTGGTTTTGTAAACTGTTTTGATTATTGATGTGTAGTAGAGGATGTCATACTTATCTCATACATATGATAACTGTATGGATGAAAAATTATCTGTTTTCTAGGTGAAAAATAGACAATTTTATATATTCTCATCTATTGTtagttttgcttactgtaagtgatatctcatgtagaacaccatggaatcaatggtgctatataaatgaataataataataataataatgaacccAAACTACGGGGCCGTATACTCAATATATAACTGTCGGTGCCAATTGTTGGCTATCTTtcccgactcttccatacacaggagcactcactcTAGTGTGTTATTATCTACCTGAGAAAAATAGGATCAGCAGCCTGAAATTGGACATGCTGGAGAGttgggaggcccccatacacattgcgTCTgaatgtccgcctccagtaggtatATACACCTGAAAATGATGCACTTTGGAGCCCACTTTGACTCTGTCATTCGCCCGAATCCCGTTTTGCAGAGGAGGTTCGGATGCAAGCCCCAATGGGGCTACTGAACATGGTGGGCACGAAGGAGTCTTAGGAGAAAATAGTGAAACTCTGTTCTCACATTTTTCTTATACGTTAGTTCTCCTTTAAGGCTCAGAGTTTTTATCATAGGGCACATTGTTATATATGATGGCATGCTGTAAAGTAAAGATATTCAATTCTAAGAAACCCTGTGTCAACGAAAACTGTGATACCAAAAGTCATAGGTCGAAGTTTTCTACCAACGTAATCTGGAAAACGCTGAGCACTGAAGAGGAAAGGAAGGAATGACAGAACATACAGACGTTTTAGAAACCCCTTCATTCAGTTTATTTTCCCATGTGAGGATTAGACCAGAAAGACACAAAATTCAAACATAGAGCAACAATGAGGTTCATCAACTGATTTATTGCAAATTTgcaccagaccaaacgaaccaatcaacaATTAGCTTAGTACAATCAACAACCAATCAGAAGTCAGTTTCTATTATAACAAATTGGACAATCAAATAACTCCTGTTTTGATTGGTCATTACAAATAAAACCTTCCTCTTATTTTATGAATCCTTGTAATAATTTCCCAACTGCTTGAATATTGACTTTGAAAAAGATTTTTACCCCAACCGAGGTCCACAAATGGTGTAGTGCAATGTCAAAGGACGCAAGTGAGGGAGTGACCGTCCTTACTGATGATGAAAGCAAACTGTTGATTGGTTGTAAAGGTTAATTCCAAATTCTTCACCCATTGCAATAATTACTGGATGTGTATGTATGTCTATCAGCAcatgcatgtacagtggggcaaaaaagtatttagtcagtcagcaatagtgcaagttccaccacttaaaaagatgagaggcgtctgtaatttacatcataggtagacctcaactatgggagacaaagtgagaaaaaaaatccagaaaatcacattgtctgtttattttaacattttatttgcatattatggtggaaaataagtatttggtcagaaacaaacaatcaagatttctgtctctcacagacctgtaacttcttctttaagagactcctctttactccactcattacctgtagtaatggcacctgtttaaacttgttatcagtataaaaagacacctgtgcacaccctcaaacagtctgactccaaactccactatggtgaagaccaaagagctgtcaaaggacaccagaaacaaaattgtagccctgcaccaggctgggaagactgaatctgcaatagccaaccagcttggagtgaagaaatcaacagtgggagcaataattagaaaatggaagacatacaagaccactgataatctccctcgatctggggctccacgcaaaatcccaccccgtggggtcagaatgattacaagaacggtgagcaaaaatcccagaaccactcgggggaacctagtgaatgaactgcagagagctgggaccaatgtaacaaggcctaccataagtaacacactacgccaccatggactcagatcctgcagtgccagacgtgtcccactgcttaagccagtacatgtccgggcccgtctgaagtttgctagagagcatttggatgatccagaggagttttgggagaatgtcctatggtctgatgaaaccaaactggaactgtttggtagaaacacaacttgtcgtgtttggaggaaaaagaatactgagttgcatccatcaaacaccatacctactgtaaagcatggtggtggaaacatcatgctttggggctgtttctctgcaaaggggccaggacgactgatccgggtacatgaaagaatgaatggggccatgtatcgtgaaattttgattgcaaacctccttccatcagcaagggcattgaagatgaaacgtggctgggtctttcaacatgacaatgatccaaagcacacctccagggcaacgaaggagtggcttcgtaagaagcatttcaaggtcctggaggggcctagccagtctccagatctcaaccctatagaaaacctttggaggaagttgaaagtccgtgttgccaagcgaaaagccaaaaacatcactgctctagaggagatctgcatggaggaatgggccaacataccaacaacagtgtgtggcaaccttgtgaagacttacagaaaacgtttgacctctgtcattgccaacaaaggatatattacaaagtattgagatgaaattttgtttctgaccaaatacttattttccaccataatatgcaaataaaatgttaaaaaaacagacaatgtgattttctggatttttttttctcagtttgtctcccatagttgaggtctacctgtgatgtaaattagacgcctctcatctttttaagtggtggaacttgcactattgctgactgactaaatacttttttgccccactgtatgtatatcaaTATATGAatgcatatatacagctctggcaaaaattcgaCCCTGCAAaacgttcttctttgtttgatggcttgtgactatccatcatcctcttgattacattccagaggttttcaatggggttcaggtctggagattaggctgcccatgccagggttttgatgcggtggtctcttaatttttgccagagctgtgcatatacacacatacatctatatgtgtatactgtatgtctgtatatatagatatatatatgtgtgtgtgcatatatgcaTATCTGTATACGTGTATGTATGTATACTATTGATGCTTGCAGATGTATTTGTGTGGCAAATGTGTGCTATGCGTGAATGTATATGCATATAAAATATATTTGTGTGTATTTATGTAcagtgcatgtactgtatgtatctgTGTCTATGTATAAAGACTGTAGGTTTGTGTATATACATCTTTAATTAATGTGTACATGTATACTGTATGTCAGTTTATGGTGTGTGTATgaagcgtgtgtgtatatataatgtttgTATCATAGGTGTATTCATATCATTATCAGACCATTTAGAAATGTCTTGTATCTTATACCAATTCTTAGACTGTGACATTCTAGTGCCATCATATATGTGTATAGTTTGAACACCGACTCAACCAAATTCAATATAAAAAATACCCATCCAGTCAaatcctcgttttttttttttctcctcacttATGGCTTTGTTacataagaaaaaaaatgttacaatgacaaacagctttTACATGGtatacaaatgtaaaaaaaaaacacattgtaaCATGGAATACAATACTGATTGAACCTCCCAGGACACAGGAGAGGCCAGTGCAATATGTTACCCAGAATCCCGGCAGCCAGGGTGTTAAATGGACCTGCTGTTTCCAGGGTTCGAACTCTACGGCCACGGACGGGTCACTTTAAATCTCAGCTCTGGATGGTGATCCAGGACCGGGCACAGTATCAGGGACTGTAAGGCTACATCTGGCTGTATTATTTTTTAGAAGATCGGGCATGCAGACAGTCAGCGCTACAACTTCTCTCTTGCTCCTTGGTCGCATAAAACTTTGGAATCCGTAGCCTGCCATTAATACAATGATTTGCAAAACGTTTCTTTCTACCCCTGTGTTTGCAAAAAGTTGTTTCAACAAAGACACAATGTCATTCATTAATCAGCATCTACAGGTATTACAGTGGTTGTGAGGGCATCAAGGAAATAAAGGTCCCAATGCCGACTCTTCCATATAGGAGGACACCAGTTTTATAAATGGGACATAATAGCTGAGGGCAATGTTACAgattttagagcccggaaagttgAAGTTTGCTTCTGCCCGTTGAGGTCTTTTGTGTAAAATAAGGCAACTGTTTCAGTGCACAGAATTTATATTGACCCCCATAAGGTTTGTCCTAGAAAGTTGCAGTGGGGTAATATCGTGTATCATCAATGTAGTGGATGACGCAGATCTCATCTCAATTATTGGATGGCAATGTAATTATTAGCTCAGGAATAGAGATAGTTTACAATTCCTATAACACAAGATGTTCATGGTTGGAATGGACAATCGGGAAGAGAAAAAGTGATAGGGAAAAAGTGACCTCAGCGCCCGTGTGATGACATCACTAATTCTGCAGTCTCTGTTTTCTACTTAGGAAATGTATTAATACATAGAAGCAAAAAACTTGCAACTCATCCTTTTAGTAATGCAGGATATGGATTCACGTGTTGAATATGTTCCCAATTTTAAGAGCAGTTCCATGTACGTGTAACCTGCTTTAACCTTGTAAATCTGAACATTCCACCTTAAGCACTGAACATTGTGGTTAGTGCCCTCTCCTACTACTTTCATTGTGTACAATCTAATTTATTAGCTTTTAGTTCCCCTTAAATACAACTCTGCAGTTACAGCTGTATCCAATGCTGAGATCCCAGCGGCACTGTGTAATATCCAAGGTCAGTCCCTTTATACTATCTGCTGCCTTGTACCCTAGTAAAAATACTAGAGTGTTGTCCTCCAATGACCCTATTCCACATTCCTATATCACAGGGATAATCTGCACTTGGCACCCAGCTGATCGCTGAGCTAGGGCTGAGCCTGCCCCATACTGGTGCCCATCTGCCACTATAGACACCAGTCATTTGCTCACTCTGTAGAGTCTTGTCAGCCTGTGATACAAGGACTATAGTACATAGTGGTGCTGGCATCAGAGAGAGCGGAAATCAGACTGCTCTCCTCACAGGGCATAGTCCTAGCAGTAGCCAGCTTGGTCATTGGCAAGTGATACCCAGGAATAGACACCTGAGTCCTGCTCATATTCAAATATTGGTCAAATTCATTGCGGTCGACATCTACCCATAGGTCAGATGGATTCAGATGATCCATGGAGTCCAGCTGGGGTGcttcaggaggtggagagagctggcCCAGTGGAGTGCAGCTTGGAGGACCACCCTGAGGGTTGTAGTAGAATGCAGCAGACAGTGGAGTCCTAAGGATAGTACTCATATGAGATGGCGAGGCAGTGTATGCTATAGAGAGCTCCCTCAGCGTCTTCTCTTGGCCATACTCAATGCCATGCTGGTAGGATCTAAAGGGCATGGGCTCAGTATCCTCTTGCATATGAGGTGGGAAAAAGGCTGGCTCACCCTGCTCCAGAACATCCAAAGGAGACATTTCTGGAGTTGGCAACCCAAAACTCTCCAAGTCGTTGGAAGCCAAAGGCTGCAGTTCTCTGAAGTGGGTGAGGTTGGAAGGAGCATGTCCTCCAGAGTATCCCTCAGGCCTCAGCAATGGGACTGACTCAACTCTCTTCATCTTCTTGGCCTGCTTCTTCCTACGTGGGCGATACTTGTAGTTTGGGTGATCATGAAGATGTTGAACACGTAGACGTTCTGCCTCCTCCACAAAGGGGCGCTTCTCTACTGCAGTCAGACTTTTCCAGGACTGACCTGAGAAAATGAAACAGTAATGTCATATAAATGttcaataactactataataaaggCTACTTTCTATGGACACACATATACCTAATATAATACTGACCTCAATAGAGAaaaaatataattactataataacactgtcccagtgtacaagaatataactactataatgctgcctcctaTGCGCAAGAatgtaactattataatactgctccctatgtacaagaaagaaagtactataatactgccccatgtgcaaaaatataactactataatgctgccccctatatacaagaatataagacTATAATACCGCC is a window encoding:
- the SOX18 gene encoding transcription factor SOX-18, translated to MHRSESNYCREETTLGRGGGSSWVPPPAAAPDPGRTSNSPIAQVSPVPSPQSGYGGYSSSDEKPGDPRIRRPMNAFMVWAKDERKRLAQQNPDLHNAVLSKMLGQSWKSLTAVEKRPFVEEAERLRVQHLHDHPNYKYRPRRKKQAKKMKRVESVPLLRPEGYSGGHAPSNLTHFRELQPLASNDLESFGLPTPEMSPLDVLEQGEPAFFPPHMQEDTEPMPFRSYQHGIEYGQEKTLRELSIAYTASPSHMSTILRTPLSAAFYYNPQGGPPSCTPLGQLSPPPEAPQLDSMDHLNPSDLWVDVDRNEFDQYLNMSRTQVSIPGYHLPMTKLATARTMPCEESSLISALSDASTTMYYSPCITG